TGGACCATGAAGCCCTTGATGACGCGGTGAAACACGGTGCCGTCGTAGTGGCCGGCGTTCACGTATTCCAGGAAGTTGGCAACGGTGATGGGGGCCTTGGCCTCATCGAGTTCCAGGCGGATCACGCCAGCGGTGGTCTGAAGTTCAACGGTCTTGGTCATGGCTTATTTCTCGATGACGGCTTGTTTGATGATCACGGGTTCGGCGGGCACGTCGGCGTACATGCCGAGCTGGGTCGTGCGGACCTTGCGGATACGGTCGACCACGTCCATGCCTTGCGTCACCTTGCCGAAGACGGCGTAGCCGTGGCCGTCCGGCGAACGTGCGGCGTCCAGGAAGGCATTGTCCTTCACATTGATGAAGAACTGCGCGGTGGCAGAGTGCGGGTCGCGGGTACGTGCCATGGCGACCGTGCCGCGCTGGTTGCTGAGGCCATTCTGGCTCTCGAGCTGAATGGGGGGGCGGGTCGGCTTCTCCTTGAGGTCGGGCGTCATGCCGCCGCCCTGAATCATGAAGCCGTCGATGACGCGGTGGAAGACCGTGCCGTTGTAGTGGCCCGCCTTGACGTACTGCACGAAGTTGTCCACGGTGCGTGGGGCCTTGGCAGCGTCCAGTTGCAGCACGATGTCGCCTTGCGTGGTGACCAGCTTCACGGTCTGGGCCTGTGCCGCGAATGCGGCGGTCACGCAGGTGACGGCCAGAGCGAGGCGCGCAAGACGCCGCAGGGTGTGGTGCATCATCCGATCACTCCTTCATAGAAGATTTTCCAGAGGCCGCCTTCCTTGCCCCAGTACTGGCGCTTGATGGCGCCGGTGCGCTGACCTTCGACGATCTCGCCAAAGGTCACGACGAGCACGTCGCCCTTGTCGCGCCAGCCGAGGATAGCAAGGTCTTTCAACTGCACGCCCCGCCCGCGTTGTTGCACGACATCGCGTTCGAGCAACTGACGCCACTGCGTGATGTCCCTGTTGCCGGCCGAGAACTGGCTCGAGTAGAAGGACATCAGACGGTTCAGGTCACCGTTGGTGCGCGCGACGCGCCAGCCCTCGATGAGGTTGTTGAGCGCGCGGCGTTCCGGCTCGCGCTGGTCCGGCTTGATCCACTGCAGCTGCTGGGCGATCACGACGGGCGTCGTGCGGGGCTGAACCCTCTGCAGAATCGTCTGAAGCTCGGGGTTCGCAAGCGCCACGCAGCCGTCGGTGCTGTTGGGGCTGCGGGCGTAGCTTTCGCTGGGCACCCCATGCAGCCAGATGCCACTGCCGGTGCGGCCGAGGCGGCGGTCATACTCGTTCGGGTAGTTCAGAGGCAGGGCGCCCACGCCGTAGAAATCCGTCAGCTGGCTCGACTCAAGTCGGCTGGTGATGTAGTACACCCCGAGCGGCGTGCGTTGGTCGCCCTCGGCGCGCTTGTCTGTGCCGAGTCGCCCCACCGATGCGTAATGGTCGGCCACCAGCGTCAGACCCTTGGGGCCGTTCTCGAACAGGTAGAGACGCGAGCGGCTCGCGTCCACCGCGATGGCGTGTCGGGTGGTGGAGGGAACCTCGATGAACTGAGCGGGCAGGGCGCCGGCCGGGGGGCGCTCGGTGAGTGCCGCCATGCGGCGGCTGGCCTCGGTGCGCAGTTGCTCCA
This is a stretch of genomic DNA from Aquabacterium olei. It encodes these proteins:
- a CDS encoding peptidylprolyl isomerase translates to MMHHTLRRLARLALAVTCVTAAFAAQAQTVKLVTTQGDIVLQLDAAKAPRTVDNFVQYVKAGHYNGTVFHRVIDGFMIQGGGMTPDLKEKPTRPPIQLESQNGLSNQRGTVAMARTRDPHSATAQFFINVKDNAFLDAARSPDGHGYAVFGKVTQGMDVVDRIRKVRTTQLGMYADVPAEPVIIKQAVIEK
- a CDS encoding L,D-transpeptidase family protein; this translates as MLLPVASHASSPRQKVVEPARIVRANVRPATPAIPPLPRQAAPAEARLLEIYRLIGQGQARQALDKAQALVQDVPNFQLAQLVYGDLLLARTHALPAMGHAPAPLVGRAPQRLEQLRTEASRRMAALTERPPAGALPAQFIEVPSTTRHAIAVDASRSRLYLFENGPKGLTLVADHYASVGRLGTDKRAEGDQRTPLGVYYITSRLESSQLTDFYGVGALPLNYPNEYDRRLGRTGSGIWLHGVPSESYARSPNSTDGCVALANPELQTILQRVQPRTTPVVIAQQLQWIKPDQREPERRALNNLIEGWRVARTNGDLNRLMSFYSSQFSAGNRDITQWRQLLERDVVQQRGRGVQLKDLAILGWRDKGDVLVVTFGEIVEGQRTGAIKRQYWGKEGGLWKIFYEGVIG